A single window of Penaeus chinensis breed Huanghai No. 1 chromosome 9, ASM1920278v2, whole genome shotgun sequence DNA harbors:
- the LOC125029026 gene encoding T-complex protein 1 subunit epsilon-like, protein MSAVGQLVFDEYGKPIIILKDQDQQKRLTGIDALKSHILAARSVASILATSLGPKGLDKLMVSPDGDITVTNDGATILKMMDVEHQVAKLMVQLSQSQDDEIGDGTTGVVVLAGALLEKAEYLLDKGIHPIRVADGYELAAKKAIEHLEKIADEFPIDLNNTEPLVLTAMTTLGSKIINRCHRQMAKIAVDAVMAVADLEAKDVNFELIKVEGKVGGKLEDTMLVKGVVVDKDFSHPQMPKELKDVKLAILTCPFEPPKPKTKHKLEVSTVEEYKALHNYEQEQFVSMVDKVKAAGATLAICQWGFDDEANHLLLQKELPAVRWVGGPEIELIAIATNGRIVPRFEELSPEKLGTCGKVKELSFGTTKDKMLVIEQCPNTKAVTIFIRGGNKMIIEEAKRSIHDALCVVRNLVRNNKIVYGGGAAEVSCALAVSEEADKISTLEQYAFRAFSDALESIPLALAENSGLSPIHTLTECKARQVTEKNPALGIDCNSKGTCDMKEQHVIETLHSKKQQILLATQLVKMILKIDDIRTPGEMH, encoded by the exons ATGTCGGCGGTGGGTCAGCTCGTCTTCGATGAGTACGGGAAACCGATCATCATCCTCAAGGACCAAGACCAGCAGAAACGCCTCACGGGAATCGATGCTCTGAAG TCACACATTTTGGCAGCCCGCAGTGTGGCCTCCATCTTGGCCACCTCATTGGGTCCCAAAGGGCTAGATAAGCTGATGGTGAGCCCTGATGGAGATATCACTGTCACTAACGATGGTGCCACCATCCTGAAGATGATGGATGTGGAGCACCAAGTTGCCAAGCTCATGGTGCAGTTGTCGCAGTCTCAGGATGACGAAATTGGTGATGGAACCACAGGAGTTGTTG ttttggcTGGAGCCCTATTGGAAAAGGCTGAATATTTGTTAGATAAGGGCATTCACCCCATTCGAGTTGCTGATGGCTATGAACTGGCTGCTAAGAAGGCTATTGAGCATCTTGAAAAAATTGCTGATGAATTTCCAATTGATTTAAATAATACCGAGCCTCTAGTCCTAACAGCAATGACTACCTTAGGTTCTAAGATTATCAACCGCTGTCACAGACAAATGGCTAAGATTGCTGTGGATGCTGTTATGGCAGTGGCAGATCTTGAAGCCAAAGATGTCAACTTTGAATTAATTAAAGTTGAAGGCAAGGTTGGAGGCAAGCTGGAAGACACCATGTTGGTGAAAGGTGTAGTTGTAGATAAGGACTTCTCCCATCCACAAATGCCAAAGGAGCTCAAGGATGTTAAACTAGCTATCCTTACCTGCCCCTTTGAGCCCCCCAAGCCCAAGACCAAGCACAAGCTTGAAGTCAGCACTGTTGAAGAGTACAAGGCTCTTCATAATTATGAGCAGGAGCAGTTTGTGTCCATGGTTGACAAAGTAAAGGCTGCTGGTGCTACTCTTGCCATCTGCCAGTGGGGCTTTGATGATGAAGCCAACCACCTCCTGCTGCAGAAGGAACTCCCAGCTGTACGATGGGTTGGAGGCCCTGAAATTGAGCTTATTGCCATTGCCACAAATGGAAGAATTGTGCCTAGATTTGAGGAACTTTCACCAGAGAAGCTTGGAACTTGTGGAAAAGTGAAGGAATTGTCCTTTGGTACCACAAAGGACAAGATGTTGGTGATCGAGCAGTGTCCTAATACCAAAGCTGTCACAATCTTCATCAGGGGAGGAAACAAAATGATCATTGAAGAAGCTAAGCGCAGCATCCATGATGCTCTGTGTGTGGTCAGGAATCTCGTCAGGAACAACAAGATTGTGTATGGAGGAGGTGCTGCTGAGGTTTCATGTGCTCTGGCAGTTTCTGAGGAAGCAGACAAG ATCTCAACACTTGAACAATATGCTTTCCGTGCCTTCTCTGATGCTCTGGAAAGCATTCCGCTTGCCTTGGCAGAGAACTCAGGATTGTCCCCCATTCACACATTGACTGAGTGCAAGGCACGACAAGTTACAGAGAAGAATCCTGCACTGGGAATTGACTGTAACAGCAAGGGCACATGTG ATATGAAGGAGCAGCATGTGATTGAGACCCTGCACAGCAAGAAGCAACAGATCCTCCTTGCTACCCAGCTGGTAAAGATGATCCTGAAAATTGACGATATTCGCACACCAGGAGAGATGCATTAA